One segment of Streptomyces bathyalis DNA contains the following:
- a CDS encoding MlaE family ABC transporter permease translates to MTLPDRLIRGPLGSLEELGTQLSFYGRSIAWTGRTLRRYKKEVLRLLAEVSFGRGALAVVGGTVGVIAFLTFFTGTEVGLQGYAALNQLGTSNFVAFLSAYFNTREIAPLVSGLALSATVGAGFTAQLGAMRISEEIDALQVMGIPSLPFLVTTRMIAGFVAVIPLYVIGLLSSYLAARTITTGYYGQSAGTYDHYFQQYLPPVDVLWSFGKVICFAVVIILVHCYYGYYAKGGPAGVGVAVGRAVRTSIVAINILDFFLSLAVWGATTTVRIAG, encoded by the coding sequence ATGACTCTGCCGGATCGTCTCATCAGGGGCCCGCTGGGCTCCCTGGAGGAGCTGGGCACCCAACTGTCGTTCTACGGACGCTCGATCGCCTGGACCGGCCGCACGCTGCGCCGCTACAAGAAGGAGGTGCTGCGCCTGCTCGCCGAGGTGAGCTTCGGCCGCGGAGCACTCGCGGTCGTCGGCGGCACCGTCGGTGTCATCGCCTTCCTCACCTTCTTCACCGGCACCGAGGTGGGCCTTCAGGGATACGCCGCGCTCAACCAGCTGGGCACCTCCAACTTCGTCGCCTTCCTGTCCGCCTACTTCAACACCCGCGAGATCGCCCCGCTCGTCTCCGGCCTCGCCCTGTCCGCCACGGTCGGCGCCGGCTTCACCGCCCAGCTCGGCGCGATGCGGATCAGCGAGGAGATCGACGCCCTTCAGGTGATGGGGATACCTTCGCTGCCCTTCCTGGTCACCACGCGGATGATCGCCGGGTTCGTCGCGGTGATCCCTCTCTACGTGATCGGGCTGCTCTCCTCCTACCTCGCCGCCCGGACCATCACCACCGGCTACTACGGGCAGTCGGCGGGCACTTACGACCACTACTTCCAGCAGTACCTGCCACCGGTCGACGTCCTCTGGTCGTTCGGCAAGGTCATCTGCTTCGCCGTCGTGATCATCCTGGTCCACTGCTACTACGGCTACTACGCGAAGGGCGGCCCAGCGGGCGTCGGCGTCGCGGTCGGCCGTGCGGTGCGTACGTCGATCGTCGCCATCAACATCCTCGACTTCTTCCTCAGCCTCGCCGTCTGGGGCGCCACCACGACCGTGAGGATCGCGGGGTAG